One genomic region from Apodemus sylvaticus chromosome 1, mApoSyl1.1, whole genome shotgun sequence encodes:
- the LOC127679540 gene encoding olfactory receptor 507, giving the protein MAFLEDRNHTAVTEFILLGLTDDPVLRVILFTIILCIYLVTVSGNLSTILLIRVSSQLHHPMYFFLSHLASVDIGISSSVTPNMLVNFLLEGSTISYLGCAIQLGSAAFFGSTESFLLAAMAYDRFMAICNPLLYSTKMSTQVCVQLVVGSYVGGFINASSFTLSFFSFLFCGPNKINHFFCDFTPLVELSCSDNSVLLILDSFSAGSIIVITVFIIAISYSYILITILKMHSTEGRHRAFSTCTSHLTAVTVFYGTVTFIYVMPKSSYSTDQNKVLSMFYMVAIPMLNPLIYSLRNNEIKTALKRQLGKKPFS; this is encoded by the coding sequence ATGGCTTTCCTGGAGGACAGGAACCACACTGCAGTGACAGAGTTCATTCTATTGGGTTTAACAGATGACCCGGTCCTTAGAGTCATCCTCTTCACCATCATCCTGTGCATCTACCTGGTGACTGTGTCTGGGAACCTCAGCACCATCCTTCTCATCAGAGTCTCTTCCCAGCTCCACCAccccatgtacttttttctcagccaCTTGGCTTCTGTTGACATAGGCATTTCATCTTCTGTCACACCCAATATGCTTGTCAACTTCCTGCTGGAGGGAAGCACAATTTCTTATCTTGGGTGTGCCATCCAACTTGGCTCAGCTGCTTTTTTTGGATCAACTGAGTCATTTCTTCTAGCTGCCATGGCTTATGATCGCTTCATGGCAATCTGTAACCCACTGCTTTATTCAACCAAAATGTCCACACAAGTGTGTGTCCAGTTGGTTGTGGGCTCTTATGTAGGAGGATTTATTAATGCTTCCTCTTTTacactttccttcttttcttttctcttctgtggACCAAATAAAATCAATCACTTTTTCTGTGATTTTACTCCTTTAGTTGAACTCTCCTGTTCTGATAACAGTGTCCTCCTAATTCTTGATTCATTTTCTGCTGGCTCCATCATTGTGATCACAGTGTTTATCATAGCCATCTCCTATAGCTACATCCTCATCACCATTCTGAAGATGCACTCCACTGAGGGTCGGCACAGGGCCTTCTCCACCTgcacctcccacctcactgcaGTCACTGTGTTCTATGGaactgttacatttatttatgtgatgCCAAAGTCTAGTTACTCCACTGACCAAAACAAGGTTTTGTCTATGTTTTACATGGTAGCAATCCCCATGTTGAACCCCCTCATCTACAGTCTTAGGAATAATGAGATTAAGACTGCTCTGAAGAGGCAGCTTGGTAAAAAACCATTTTCTTAG
- the LOC127679523 gene encoding olfactory receptor 502-like, which produces MALLEDGNHTAVTEFILLGLTDDPNLRFILFTIILCIYLVTVSGNLSTILLIRLSSQLHHPMYFFLSHLASADIGYSSSVTPNMLVNFLVEKNTITYLGCGIQLGSGAFFGTVECFVLAAMAYDRFVAICSPLLYPIKMSTQVCVQLLVVAYISGFLNASSFTLSFFSFFFCGPNIINHFFCDFTPLVELSCSDDSVSIILATISVGTVIVITVLIIAVSYIYILITILKMHSTEGRQKAFSTCTSHLTAVTLFYGTVTFIYVMPKSNYSTDQNKVVSVFYMVVIPMLNPLIYSLRSNEIKGALKRQLGRKIFS; this is translated from the coding sequence ATGGCTCTGCTGGAGGATGGGAACCACACTGCAGTGACAGAGTTCATTTTATTGGGTTTAACAGATGATCCAAACCTTAGATTCATCCTCTTCACCATCATCCTGTGCATCTACCTGGTGActgtgtctggtaacctcagcACCATCCTTCTCATTAGACTCTCTTCCCAGCTCCATCAccccatgtacttttttctcagccaCTTGGCTTCTGCTGACATAGGCTACTCATCTTCTGTCACACCCAATATGCTTGTCAACTTTTTGGTGGAGAAAAATACTATTACATACCTAGGGTGTGGCATTCAGCTTGGTTCAGGTGCTTTCTTTGGGACAGTTGAATGTTTTGTTCTAGCTGCCATGGCATATGATCGCTTTGTAGCCATCTGTAGCCCACTGCTTTATCCAATCAAAATGTCTACACAAGTCTGTGTTCAGTTGCTTGTAGTAGCATACATAAGTGGTTTTCTTAATGCTTCTTCCttcaccctttctttcttttcatttttcttctgtggACCAAATATAATCAATCACTTTTTTTGTGATTTTACCCCTTTAGTTGAGCTCTCCTGTTCTGATGACAGTGTCTCTATTATACTTGCCACTATTTCTGTTGGCACTGTCATTGTTATTACAGTGCTCATCATTGCTGTCTCCTATATCTACATCCTCATCACCATCCTGAAGATGCACTCCACTGAGGGCCGCCAGAAGGCCTTCTCCACCTgcacctcccacctcactgcaGTCACTCTGTTCTATGGCACTGTCACATTCATTTATGTGATGCCCAAGTCCAATTACTCCACGGACCAGAACAAGGTGGTATCTGTGTTCTACATGGTGGTGATCCCCATGTTGAATCCCCTCATCTACAGCTTGAGGAGTAATGAGATTAAAGGTGCACTGAAGAGACAACTtggtagaaaaatattttcttag